The nucleotide sequence CGGTATCGTCGCGGCGGTACTGGGTATCGTGGTGACCATGGCTTCCCTGGGCGATGGCGACCAGAAGTCCATCGGCCTGCACGTGGGCGCGGCACTGGTCGGTACCTTCTTCGGTATCCTGGCGGCGTATGGTTTCTTCGGTCCGCTGGCCCATTCCCTGGCCCATGATGCCAAGGAAGAACTCAACACCTACGAGGCCATCAAGGCCTCCCTGGTGGCCTCGGCTTCGGGCATGCCGCCTTCGCTGGCCGTGGAGTTCGGTCGCAAGGTCCTGTACCCGGCGCACCGTCCAAGCTTTGCCGAGTTGGAACAAGCGGTTCGCGGTCGTTAAGCCATGGAGAACAACCAGCCGATCATCATCAAGCGTGTCAAGCGCATAGCTGCTGGACACCACGGGGGCGCCTGGAAAATCGCCTTCGCCGACTTCGCGACGGCGATGATGGCGTTCTTCCTGGTGCTGTGGCTGCTGTCCACCGCGACCCCGGAACAGAAGATCGCCATCGCCGGTTACTTCAAGGACCCGGTCGGCTTCTCCGAAAGCGGCACGCCCTACATCATCGACCTGGGCGGCTCGCCGACCCTCGCACCGGAAAATACCCTCAACCCCGAGGTCAAGTCCCAGCCGCAGCCTGACAAGGTGACGGTGGATTCCGAGCAGGTCGAAGGCATGGCCGAGCAGGTCGAGCGCGAACGCCTCGAGCTGCTGTTGCAGGAGTTGCAGAACAAGGTCGACGAGAACCCGCAGCTACAGAAATTCAAGGACCAGATCCTGTTCGAGATCACGCCGAACGGCTTGCGCATCCAGATCACCGATGCCGAGAACCGGCCGATGTTCGATTCCGGCAGTGCGCGCCTGAAACCTTATTTCGAAGACATCCTGCTGGCCATGGCCGACACCATCAAGGCGGTGCCGAACAAGATCAGCATCAGTGGCCATACCGATGCCAAGCCATACGTCGGCAAGGGTGACTTCGGTAACTGGGAACTGTCCGCCAACCGCGCCAACGCGGCACGTCGTGCCCTGGTGGCCGGCAGTTATCCGGACGAGCAGGTGGCGCGGGTGGTCGGGTATGCCTCGTCGGCGTTGTTCGACCGCAAGGATCCGTTCAACCCGGTCAACCGGCGTATCGATATCGTGGTGTTGACCAAGAAGGCCCAGAAGGCCATCGAAGGTTCGCAGACCGACGATCCGGCACCCGACGCGACCCAGGGCCACGGCGCCCCGGGCGAAACACCAGCGCAGACGCCGGGTGCTGCGGTTGATCCGAACGCCTTGCCGGCCGATCAGCAACCCGTACCGGCCCATGAGTTGCGCGAGCGTCTGAACCTGTTCGACGACGCCGCGCCGAAACCGCCGGGAACGCCTGCGCAGTGACCCACAAAAAAGCCGACATCACTGTCGGCTTTTTTGATTCAGCTGGATCCGGCTCACACTCACTTCAATCAATAACTGCTTTCCGGCAAGCTGGCGATGATCGAGCGATAGCTGTTCATCCGTTGCTGCTGCACGCGGCCTTCTTCCAGTGCCTTGAGCAAGGCGCAGCCGGGTTCGCGGTCGTGCTTGCAGTCGCGGAAGCGGCAGGTGCCGATCAGGTCGTTGAACTCGATGAACCCGGCTTCCACATCGGCCCGGCTGACATGGCCCAGGCCGAACTCACGGATGCCCGGCGAGTCGATCAGCTCACCGCCGCCAGGGAAGTGGAACAACCGTGCGGT is from Pseudomonas sp. B21-056 and encodes:
- the motB gene encoding flagellar motor protein MotB; its protein translation is MENNQPIIIKRVKRIAAGHHGGAWKIAFADFATAMMAFFLVLWLLSTATPEQKIAIAGYFKDPVGFSESGTPYIIDLGGSPTLAPENTLNPEVKSQPQPDKVTVDSEQVEGMAEQVERERLELLLQELQNKVDENPQLQKFKDQILFEITPNGLRIQITDAENRPMFDSGSARLKPYFEDILLAMADTIKAVPNKISISGHTDAKPYVGKGDFGNWELSANRANAARRALVAGSYPDEQVARVVGYASSALFDRKDPFNPVNRRIDIVVLTKKAQKAIEGSQTDDPAPDATQGHGAPGETPAQTPGAAVDPNALPADQQPVPAHELRERLNLFDDAAPKPPGTPAQ